In the Oscillospiraceae bacterium genome, GTTTACCGCGCTGGGCCTGGCCATGACCACCCTGCTGCCGCTTTTGCATATTGCGCTGTACCGCGGCATGCCGGACCTGCTGGGTGTGGCCTTTGCGCTGATGCTGCTGGCACTGGGCATCGGGTATGATTTCTCAGCCCCTGCCCCGGCGCGGCTGGTGAGCATGGCTGCCTTTACCGGCCTGTTGATGCTGACCCGCCGCAGCTACATGTTTACCGTGGCAGCCTTTTTTGTACTGTACGGCGTGTGGGTGCTGGCACGGGCAGCATTGCAAAAGCAGGGGACGGCAGCCCTTTGTTTTGCAAAATTTGCTGTTACATCGCTGATTTGTGTGGGCGTGCCGCTGGTGCCCATGTTCTGGCGCATCGTAAAGGCCGATTACAGCGACCGCTACGCCACCTACCAGACCGGCGGCTTTTTGGCCGAGCTGGACCACCAGCGGGTCTACCTGGGGTATTTCATCGGGATTTTGTTTGTAATTGGAATTTTGTACGCACTGTATAAAAAACAAACAAGATTTCTAACTGTATTATCGGCCGTTGGTTCGGTGCTCACCGTCTTTCTCGTGACCAAAGTGCAGAACATGGACGACCACCAATCACTGGCGGTGGCGCCGTTTTACCTGCTGGGGCTGTACATGCTGGCTCTGCTGGCGGCGAACCTGCCCGGCAAATGGCTGCGCCGCGCCCTGGCCGCGCTGGTCAGCGTGGGGTGCGCTATCAACTTTGCGGGGTGCAGCCAGCTGATGCCTATCAAGCTGCCCGGCGCGTGGTACAGCGGCCTGTTTTTCACCATCGATAACGAGCGCACCGATATGGCCCAGATCGCCGAGGTGAACGACTTCCTGCGGGAAAACTGCGAGGGGGACAACTCCGCCTACATGATCTGCCATGGCCTGACCTACAGTGCCGATGTCTTCCGCGCGGCGGCCCTGCCGGACGAGAGCATTCGCTCCATTCTGGCTTACGGTGCGGTCAACCCGGGCAACGATGCCTTCCCGAAAGAACTATTTACGGCACAGATCGTGCTGACCTGCACGCCCTTTGACCCCAGCAACCATACCGAGAAGATCAACAGCGCCTTTTTGGAGAACGTCGAGACCCTGCACTGCTTTGAGGTGGCGGCGGAATTTGACATGGGCAACGGCTACACCATCACGGCCTACCGCCGCGTAAAAGCCCCGGCAGTGGCCGAGCTGGACGCCTACCGCCGCTGGCTGGCCGAGGAGGACGAGCAGTTTCCCTACAATTTCAGCGCCGTGTGGGACCAGCTGGAAACAGAGCTCGCAAATAACGGATAATACGTTACTTTTATAAGCATCGCGCACCGCCTAAGTGGCCTTTTTGCTCGCATACTGCGTTGCTTTCCCTTGCAATCCGTCAGGGTTGCTGCGGAAAAGCGCCTTGCCTGCGGGCAAAAAGTTATGTCCATTCGGCGCACCCTGCTTATAAAAGCAACTTAAGTCTTGCAACCGCCCGCTGCGGCGGCTATAATAGAAACCAAGGAAACCTTTTTGAGAGAGGAAAGTGTATCATGCAGATCTTTAACACCATGTCCCGCCAGAAAGAGGAATTTGTTCCGCAGACTCCCGGTGAATACCGTATCTACGTCTGCGGCCCTACGGTTTATAACTACATCCACATCGGCAATGCCCGCCCGATGATCGTGTTTGACACCCTGCGCCGCTATCTGGAATATTGCGGCAATAAGGTCTACTATGTTTCCAACATCACCGATATTGACGATAAGCTGATTAAAAAAGGCCAGGAAGAGGGCACCAGCATGCAGGAGGTGGCCCGCAAGTTTGAGGCCGAGTACATCAAGGACTCTGACGGTCTGAATGTCAAGGCGCCTACCGTGCGCCCCCGCGCTACCGAGCATATCGGGGAGATCATCCACATCGTCAAGGACCTGGTCGACTCCGGCCATGCTTACGTGGCCCGCAACGGCGACGTGTACTTCCGCGTGAAGTCTGACCCCGGCTACGGCAAGCTGAGCCACCTGAATCTGGACGACCTGGAGAGCGGTAACCGCGCCCTGCGCAGCCAGATGGATGACGATTTGAAGGAAGATCCCGCGGATTTCGCCGTCTGGAAGGCCGCCAAGCCCGGCGAGCCCTACTGGGAAAGCCCCTGGGGCCACGGCCGCCCCGGCTGGCACATTGAGTGCAGCGCCATGGCCCGTAAGCACCTGGGCAAGATCATCGACCTGCATGCCGGCGGTCAGGACCTGATTTTCCCCCATCACGAGAACGAGATCGCCCAGAGCGAGTGCGCCAACGGCTGCACCTTCAGCCGCTACTGGATGCACAACGGCTTCCTGAACATCAACAACGAGAAGATGTCCAAGAGCGCCAACAACTTCTTCACTGTGCGTGAAATTGCCGATAAGTACGGCTACGAGCCTATCCGCTACTTTATGCTGACGGCTGGTTACCGCATGCCGCTGAACTATACCGTCGACCTGATCGAGAGCTGCAAGAACAGTCTGGAGCGCATGTACACCTGCCGCGACAACCTGGACTTTGCCATTGAGCATGCCCACGGCACGGACACCGCCCTGGCCGCCAAGTGTGAGGAAGCCCGCACCAAGTTTAAGACTGCTATGGACGACGACCTGAACACCCCCGATGCGCTGGCCGCCATCTTTGACCTGGTCAAGGACATCAACACCCTGTCCGATGCCTCCGACAAGGCCACGCTGGAGAGCGCCGCCAAGACCTTTGATGAGCTGACAGGCGTGCTGGGCCTGCTGTACAACCGCAAAAAGACCGACGCTATCCCCGCTGAGGTGACCGCCCTGGTGGAGGAGCGCGCCGCTGCCAAGAAGGCCAAGGACTGGGGCCGCGCCGATGCGATCCGCGCTCAGCTGACCGAGATGGGCTGGAGCGTGACCGACACCGCCCAGGGGCCGAAGATCGCCAAGCTGTAATTTGTAATTGATTTGCTGTTATGACGATTCAACGCCAAAAACAGAACAATAGCGCTCTCTGGCTGGTGCTGGGGGGCGCTTTTGTGCTGCGTATGATCCTGGCTGGGGTGACCGAGGGCTACCCCTACGATATGAGCTGCTTTGTGGCCTGGGGCGAAAAGCTGCTGGCCGACGGTCCCGCCGGTTTTTACAGCGGGGGCTATTTTGCCGACTACCCGCCCGGCTACCTGTTTGTGCTTGGCTTTGTGGCGCTTGTACGCCAAATTTTTGCCATACCCTACGAGGCCGGGATGACCTACGTGCTGCTGGCCGTGGTGCCCAGCCTGTGCGATTGCGCCGCCGCCGCGCTGGTGTGGCATATTGGCCGGGAAAAGCTGCCCGAAAGCCGCCTGCCGCTGCTGCTGGCCGCCTTTGTAGCCTTTGACCCGCTGCTGCTGTTTGACACAGCGGTGTGGAAGCAGATCGACGGGGCGTTTGCCCTGCCGCTGCTGCTATGCTTTTATCTGCTGGAAAAACGACGCTACCTGCCCGCGGCGGTGCTGTACGGCGTGGCGCTGGCCATTAAGCCCCAGGCGCTGCTGTTTGGGCCGGTGCTGGCCGTGTGTTTTTTGGCGGCCATCGTGCAGGAAGAAAACCGCTTCCGCGCGTTTTTGCGCTGCTTCGGTGGTGCGGCGCTGGCGCTGTTCCCGCCGCTGGCGCTGGGCCTGCCTTACTTTGGCCTGACCAATTTGCTGCCGAAGCTGCTGGAAAAATATGCCGGTACAGCGGCAAGTTACCCCTACGCCACCATCAACGGTTTTAACTGGCTGGCGGCGCTGGGGGGCAACTGGGCACCGCTGGACAACACCGTGCTGCTGGGCATCACCTGGAAACAGCTGGGCTTTTTCAACATTTTGCTGGTCACGCTGGGGCTGGTGTACCTGGCGGCGCACAGCGTGCGGGAGGGCCGCTT is a window encoding:
- the cysS gene encoding cysteine--tRNA ligase yields the protein MQIFNTMSRQKEEFVPQTPGEYRIYVCGPTVYNYIHIGNARPMIVFDTLRRYLEYCGNKVYYVSNITDIDDKLIKKGQEEGTSMQEVARKFEAEYIKDSDGLNVKAPTVRPRATEHIGEIIHIVKDLVDSGHAYVARNGDVYFRVKSDPGYGKLSHLNLDDLESGNRALRSQMDDDLKEDPADFAVWKAAKPGEPYWESPWGHGRPGWHIECSAMARKHLGKIIDLHAGGQDLIFPHHENEIAQSECANGCTFSRYWMHNGFLNINNEKMSKSANNFFTVREIADKYGYEPIRYFMLTAGYRMPLNYTVDLIESCKNSLERMYTCRDNLDFAIEHAHGTDTALAAKCEEARTKFKTAMDDDLNTPDALAAIFDLVKDINTLSDASDKATLESAAKTFDELTGVLGLLYNRKKTDAIPAEVTALVEERAAAKKAKDWGRADAIRAQLTEMGWSVTDTAQGPKIAKL